GGCTCGCGGCGCGGATGCTCACCGACCAGCAGTCGTACGACCAGCTCAACAAGACGCTGACGGAGTTGAACGCGATCCTCGTCGACGTCCGGCGTAATCCGCAGAAGTACACGAAGGGGCTGATCAAGGTCTTCTGACCCGCCGCCGCCGTGTAGCTTGCACGCATGCGGACCCTCTCTCTCGACGTGATCGCCACCCGGGGCGCGCTGGTCGAGTCGCGCCACGCGGTGCACGCGGCCGTGGTCCGCGCCGGGCCGGCCGGCGATCAACTCGTCGCCGCCGCCGGCGACCCGAACACGGTGACGTACTGGCGCTCGTGCGCGAAGCCGTTCCAGGTGCTGCCGCTGCTGCGCGACGGCGGCTTCGACCGCGCGCGCTGGGGCGACGACGAACTCGCCCTCGCCTGCGCGTCCCACGGCGGCGAGCCCGAACACGTCGCCCTCGCCGCCCGCATGCTCGCCACCCTCGGGCTCGAAGAGGGTGACCTCGCCTGCGGCGCGCACGAACCGCTCGCGGCGCGCGGCGCGCGCTTCCTGCGCGACGCGGGGCTGCGGCCGACGCGCCTGCACAACAACTGCTCGGGGAAGCACGCCGCGATGCTCGCGCGCACGGTCGCCCACGACTGGCCCGCCGCCGGCTACGAGCGCGCGGAACACCCGGTGCAGCGCGCCTGCACGCACGAGGTCGCGCGCTGGACCGGCGTCGCCGAAGACGCCCTGGTCACCGCGGTCGACGGCTGCGGCGTGGTCGTCTACGGATTGCCGCTCGTCGGGATGGCGCGTGCCTACGCGCGACTCGCGCGCGACGCACGCGCCGGCCACGACGAGCCGTCGCGCGTGCTGCACGCCATGCGCACCCGCCCCTTCCTCGTCGGCGGCACGGACCGGTTCGACACGGTGCTGGCGGAGGCGACCGACGGGCGCGTCGTGGCGAAGGTCGGCGCCGAAGGCGTGCACTCGGTCGCGGTCCTCGACGAGGACCTCGGGATTGCGATCAAGGTCGCGGACGGCGCCGCGCGCGCGCAGTACCCGGCGGTCGTCAACGCGCTCCGCCAGCTCGGCGTCCTCGACGACCCGCTCCCGCCGCCGCTCGCGGACTGGCTCGTGCGCCCGGTCCGGAACACGCGCAACGCCGCGGTCGGCGAGCTCCGCCCCGTAGCGTGATGCCGCTCCCGCAGCTGACGACCACCGCCGAGCCCGCCGCACGCGCCCGTGCCCGCGCATAGTTCCGCCCCAGTCGGCGAAGAAATGATGCACGACGTGGTCGACGCGCCCGCTACCCTGTCGCACGTCGAGCGCACGCTCGTCCGCGTCGCCGCGGTCGTCGCGGTGGGCGACGAGCCGGCGGTACGCGACGTCCTCGCCCGCGCCCTCGACGCCGCCGTCCCGCCGCCCTGGGTCGAGGAGGTCCTGCTGCAGTCGTACATGTTCGCCGGCTTCCCGCGCGCGCTCAACGCGATGCGCGAGTGGCGCCGCCTCTCCGGGCTCGCCGCGCCCGCGGTGGACCCGGACCTCGACCGCGACGACCACCTCGTCCGCGGCGAGGCGACCTGCGCCCGCGTCTACGGCCACTTCTACCCCAAACTCCGCGACAACGTCGCCGCGCTCCACCCCGCGCTCGACCGCTGGATGGTCGAGGCGGGCTACGGCCAAGTACTCGGCCGCCCCGCGCTCAGCCTCGCGCGCCGCGAGCTGTGCGTCGTCGCCGTCTGCGCCGCGGCCGCGCAGGAGCGGCAGCTGCAATCGCACCTGCACGGCGCGCTGCACGTCGGCGTCGACCCGGCAGTCATTACCGAGACGCTCGCGGCCGTGGCCGACCTCGCGCGCGACGGCGGCGACCGCGCGGGCCGCCTCTGGGACCACGTGCGCGCGTCCGCGTCGCGGCCCGACTAACCGGCTCGACCCACCGGCTCGACCCACACCCGTTTCGCTGCGCAGCCCATGTTCATAGACCGCGTTGTCGTCCGCGTAGAGGCGGGCACCGGCGGCTCCGGCGCCAGCTCCTTCCGGCGCGAGAAATTCGTCCCGATGGGCGGCCCCGACGGCGGCGACGGCGGCCGCGGCGGCGACGTCATCATCCGCGGCGACCGCAACCTCGCAACCCTGCTCGACTACACGTACCGCGACTTCTGGCGCGCCGAACGCGGCGACCACGGCAGCGGTTCGAACCGCACC
This is a stretch of genomic DNA from Gemmatimonadetes bacterium T265. It encodes these proteins:
- a CDS encoding asparaginase, encoding MRTLSLDVIATRGALVESRHAVHAAVVRAGPAGDQLVAAAGDPNTVTYWRSCAKPFQVLPLLRDGGFDRARWGDDELALACASHGGEPEHVALAARMLATLGLEEGDLACGAHEPLAARGARFLRDAGLRPTRLHNNCSGKHAAMLARTVAHDWPAAGYERAEHPVQRACTHEVARWTGVAEDALVTAVDGCGVVVYGLPLVGMARAYARLARDARAGHDEPSRVLHAMRTRPFLVGGTDRFDTVLAEATDGRVVAKVGAEGVHSVAVLDEDLGIAIKVADGAARAQYPAVVNALRQLGVLDDPLPPPLADWLVRPVRNTRNAAVGELRPVA
- a CDS encoding carboxymuconolactone decarboxylase; its protein translation is MHDVVDAPATLSHVERTLVRVAAVVAVGDEPAVRDVLARALDAAVPPPWVEEVLLQSYMFAGFPRALNAMREWRRLSGLAAPAVDPDLDRDDHLVRGEATCARVYGHFYPKLRDNVAALHPALDRWMVEAGYGQVLGRPALSLARRELCVVAVCAAAAQERQLQSHLHGALHVGVDPAVITETLAAVADLARDGGDRAGRLWDHVRASASRPD